TGTTGCCAGTCGTGAGCGGGGCGATGATACTTATTGTGATCGGAACCGTTGCTGCCCAGGCGCTTCAGCCGCAGTAATTGTGATTAGGCATAAAAGGATTTGTTGAAGTAGCACTTGTTAGCGTTATCAAAAGATGGAGGTGTCCGTAATGGCTAAAATTAAACGACAGACCCCTGGTTTTTGGGGTAAATTGTCACTATTGATTGCAATTGGGCAATTAGGATTGACTGTGTTTCGAGAAGTGCGGCAGTTCAAACACCGCCGCTAAAAAGGGGATGACAGCATGCATTGGTTATGGGTAATGATTGTTGGCGCGGCGGTTGGTGCTTTTGCAGGTGCTATCATGAGCCCCAGTCAATCGCGGGGTTGGATCGGTCACATTATTGCTGGCGTTCTTGGGGCACTCATTGGTGAAGGTGTGCTGGGGCCGATGGGGCCTGAGTTAGCCGGAATGACTGTGATACCAGCCGCAATCGGTGCAATTGCCGTCGTTCTGATAATGATGTTCGTGGTTCAGTGGGCACGGGTTCGACGGTCAAAACACAATTGAACAGTGCCAATTGACAGCCTGGCTGTTACGCTCGGCATCAAAAAATGTTAAACATCACCCTAAACAAGCCCCACAGGTGACTTCGAGGTACTAGCTTACTCGAAGTTGTTTTTGTGTGCGCCGATGGGGGCTCTCATTTGAAGTGGCGTAATCATAAAAAAACGGATG
This Lactiplantibacillus plantarum DNA region includes the following protein-coding sequences:
- a CDS encoding GlsB/YeaQ/YmgE family stress response membrane protein; this encodes MHWLWVMIVGAAVGAFAGAIMSPSQSRGWIGHIIAGVLGALIGEGVLGPMGPELAGMTVIPAAIGAIAVVLIMMFVVQWARVRRSKHN